One Henriciella litoralis genomic window carries:
- a CDS encoding Fe2+-dependent dioxygenase, whose product MLICIPSVLSKDEVQAVRELIDASDWVDGRVTAGAQSAQAKKNTQLPEDSKAAIEARAMISRALGNHPLFLSAALPRKVFPPLFNRYSIGDRFGAHVDNAIRPVKNSLERIRTDLSATLFLTEPDTYDGGELVIETRFGAQEVKLEAGDMVLYPASSLHNVTQITRGARISSFFWIESMVRDDGERELLFDLDQSVQTLAAAHGQDNEEVIRLTGIYHNLMRRWANA is encoded by the coding sequence ATGCTGATCTGTATTCCTAGCGTTCTGTCGAAAGACGAGGTCCAGGCGGTTCGCGAGCTCATCGATGCATCCGACTGGGTCGATGGACGCGTGACCGCCGGCGCGCAGTCGGCGCAGGCCAAGAAAAACACACAACTGCCCGAAGACAGCAAAGCGGCAATTGAGGCCCGCGCGATGATCAGCCGCGCGCTTGGCAATCACCCGCTCTTCCTGTCCGCTGCCCTGCCCCGCAAGGTCTTTCCGCCGCTGTTCAATCGCTACAGCATTGGCGACAGATTTGGCGCGCACGTGGACAATGCGATCAGGCCGGTGAAAAACTCCCTGGAACGCATCCGGACCGATTTGTCGGCCACGCTGTTCCTCACCGAGCCGGACACCTATGATGGTGGAGAGCTTGTCATCGAAACCCGGTTTGGCGCGCAGGAAGTGAAGCTGGAAGCAGGTGACATGGTCCTCTACCCGGCCTCCAGTCTTCATAACGTTACGCAGATCACGCGCGGCGCCCGCATTTCCAGCTTTTTCTGGATTGAAAGCATGGTCCGGGACGATGGAGAACGCGAGCTTCTGTTTGATCTCGACCAGTCCGTTCAGACGCTGGCGGCCGCGCACGGCCAGGACAATGAAGAAGTGATCCGGCTGACCGGCATCTATCACAATCTGATGCGCCGCTGGGCCAACGCTTGA
- the cmk gene encoding (d)CMP kinase — protein sequence MIIAIDGTLASGKGTIARRIAAWYGLPYMDTGRLYRATGVASLHKGAALDDGSAVARIAVSLDLDDFEEDQLRTAEAGQAASKVAALPEVRAALLELQRAFANQPTGAVLDGRDIGTVVCPTADVKLWIDAATDVRAERRHRELSAAGDTITLAELTQQLRERDERDRNRKDAPMKMAADAVLIDTTDLTIDAAVDKARAAVEKALARPE from the coding sequence ATGATTATTGCAATTGATGGCACTCTGGCGTCCGGCAAGGGCACGATCGCCCGGCGAATAGCCGCGTGGTACGGCCTTCCCTATATGGATACAGGTCGGCTTTACCGGGCGACCGGGGTTGCCAGTCTCCACAAAGGGGCCGCGCTGGATGACGGTTCTGCCGTGGCACGCATTGCCGTCAGTCTCGATCTTGACGATTTCGAAGAAGACCAGCTTCGCACGGCTGAAGCCGGTCAGGCCGCGTCGAAAGTCGCCGCCCTTCCGGAGGTGCGCGCCGCATTGCTGGAACTTCAGCGCGCCTTCGCCAACCAGCCAACGGGCGCCGTTCTCGATGGCCGCGACATCGGCACGGTCGTCTGCCCGACTGCCGATGTGAAGCTCTGGATCGATGCGGCGACAGACGTGCGGGCCGAGCGTCGCCACCGCGAGCTTAGTGCGGCTGGCGACACGATAACGCTGGCCGAGCTGACCCAGCAATTGCGCGAACGCGACGAGCGTGACCGCAATCGCAAGGATGCGCCGATGAAAATGGCCGCAGACGCGGTCTTGATCGATACCACTGATCTGACTATAGACGCGGCTGTGGATAAGGCACGGGCTGCTGTCGAAAAGGCATTGGCCCGCCCTGAGTAG
- a CDS encoding ABC transporter permease produces MTGFSILGLAWRSLVNRRGSALLTVLAVALSVALFLGVDKARHGARDGFDNTISGTDLIVGAPTGQINLLLYSVFRLGNATAEMSWPTYQDIADREDIAWTIPISLGDSHRGFRVLGTNEAYFEHYKYGRGQALALQEGRQFEDIYEAVLGARVARDLGYSIGSEIVLTHGLGAGGLTDHKDKPFIVTGILEPTGTPVDQTIHVSLESITAIHVGWETGTRSPLADTISDKMIRGFDLTPKSITAAFVGLERRGSILSTQRAINTRPGEPLLAIIPGVALGELWQVTGVVERALIAVSIFVVAVGLVSVLTSILTSLNERRREMSILRATGARPVHIFLLMVLEAGLLGFVGAVLGVVLVQVGLAIAGPILASTYGVSLQGLGLAPIDGLTVLAVTLAALLVGTAPAVLALRRSLADGLTVKI; encoded by the coding sequence ATGACCGGCTTTTCGATCCTCGGCCTTGCCTGGCGTAGCCTCGTCAATCGGCGCGGCTCTGCGCTTTTGACCGTGCTTGCGGTTGCCCTTTCCGTGGCGCTGTTTCTTGGCGTCGATAAAGCCCGTCATGGCGCGCGCGACGGCTTCGACAATACCATTTCCGGGACCGACTTGATTGTTGGCGCGCCGACAGGGCAGATCAATCTGCTGCTCTATTCGGTATTCCGGCTGGGCAATGCGACAGCGGAAATGTCGTGGCCGACCTATCAGGATATCGCTGACCGCGAGGATATCGCATGGACCATTCCGATATCGCTGGGCGACAGTCATCGCGGCTTTCGGGTGCTCGGCACGAATGAAGCCTATTTCGAACACTATAAATATGGGCGGGGACAGGCTCTGGCGCTGCAGGAAGGGCGTCAGTTTGAGGATATTTACGAGGCGGTGCTGGGCGCTCGTGTGGCGCGCGATCTTGGCTATTCGATCGGCAGTGAGATTGTCCTGACGCACGGTTTGGGGGCAGGCGGGTTGACCGATCATAAGGACAAACCGTTCATCGTTACGGGAATCCTTGAGCCGACAGGTACGCCCGTGGACCAGACCATCCATGTCTCTCTGGAGAGCATCACGGCTATCCATGTCGGCTGGGAAACCGGTACGCGCAGCCCGTTGGCCGATACGATCAGTGACAAGATGATCCGGGGATTTGATCTGACCCCGAAATCCATAACAGCCGCGTTCGTCGGCCTGGAGCGACGTGGGTCGATCCTGTCGACGCAGCGGGCGATCAATACCCGTCCGGGTGAGCCGCTTCTGGCGATCATACCGGGCGTTGCGCTCGGCGAGCTCTGGCAGGTGACCGGTGTTGTCGAACGGGCCCTGATCGCTGTGTCGATATTCGTGGTGGCTGTGGGACTGGTGTCTGTGCTGACGAGTATTCTGACCAGCCTCAATGAGCGGCGGCGCGAAATGTCGATCCTGCGGGCGACCGGCGCACGGCCGGTTCATATTTTCCTGCTGATGGTGCTGGAGGCCGGGCTGCTGGGCTTTGTCGGGGCGGTGCTTGGTGTTGTGCTTGTACAGGTCGGGCTGGCGATCGCCGGTCCTATCCTCGCCTCAACCTATGGCGTGTCGCTTCAGGGGCTGGGGCTGGCGCCTATTGATGGCCTGACTGTTCTGGCGGTGACCTTAGCGGCACTTCTGGTTGGAACGGCGCCGGCCGTGCTGGCTTTGCGCCGGTCTCTTGCGGACGGGCTGACGGTGAAGATCTGA
- a CDS encoding integration host factor subunit beta, with product MLRSELISRLAAEYSHLKHDDLERIVAVILEEIAEALANGDRVELRGFGAFSVRERKPRVGRNPRTGEKVMVEAKSVPFFRPGKELRARVNGGSDPEAR from the coding sequence ATGCTTAGGTCCGAACTCATATCCAGGCTCGCAGCCGAATATTCTCATCTCAAGCATGATGATCTTGAGAGAATTGTTGCTGTCATCCTGGAAGAAATTGCTGAGGCGCTCGCCAATGGCGACCGCGTAGAACTCCGAGGGTTTGGCGCCTTTTCGGTTCGCGAGCGCAAGCCGCGGGTCGGTCGCAATCCCAGAACCGGCGAAAAAGTGATGGTGGAGGCCAAATCGGTCCCCTTCTTCCGGCCGGGCAAGGAATTGAGAGCCCGCGTCAATGGCGGCTCGGACCCAGAAGCGCGTTAG
- a CDS encoding DUF3299 domain-containing protein, with amino-acid sequence MRHSHFLTSAIAILALHACGSEPSEAAEPPVEVEAQEVAETSTPEPEIGDKVPEPAPEVTDAATSDEYEEITWEDLMPEGEEERIAQMYQAQMASLYSGGGGGGIAEGSAADQAIQIGTFNTVKDMDGVKMRLPGYTVPFEYGKDAQITEFLLVPYYGACLHAPPPPPNQTVFVRTETPIKLKDLSQAVWIEGTIKVQKQTSDLADAAYTIEMTDWEPYEY; translated from the coding sequence ATGAGACATTCACATTTCCTGACGAGCGCGATTGCCATTCTGGCGCTTCATGCCTGTGGCAGCGAACCTAGCGAGGCCGCTGAACCACCGGTCGAGGTTGAGGCGCAAGAGGTCGCCGAGACATCGACGCCTGAACCTGAAATCGGTGACAAGGTTCCTGAACCTGCCCCAGAGGTCACAGATGCTGCGACCTCTGACGAATATGAAGAGATCACCTGGGAAGACCTGATGCCCGAAGGCGAGGAAGAACGTATCGCCCAGATGTATCAGGCGCAGATGGCTTCGCTCTATTCCGGCGGCGGTGGTGGCGGGATCGCTGAAGGGTCTGCAGCAGATCAGGCGATACAGATCGGCACGTTCAACACCGTCAAGGACATGGACGGCGTCAAGATGCGTCTGCCCGGCTACACGGTGCCTTTCGAATATGGCAAGGACGCGCAAATCACAGAATTTCTTCTGGTGCCTTATTATGGTGCCTGTCTCCATGCGCCGCCACCGCCGCCCAATCAGACCGTCTTTGTCCGGACCGAGACGCCAATCAAACTGAAGGACCTGTCTCAGGCCGTCTGGATTGAGGGCACGATAAAAGTCCAGAAGCAGACCTCTGATCTGGCGGATGCGGCCTACACGATCGAGATGACGGACTGGGAACCCTACGAGTACTAG
- a CDS encoding ABC transporter ATP-binding protein: MSSEPAIDIRDLRFSWGDGPVLLDVPVFTLGQGERLFLRGPSGSGKSTLLGLIAGVLEADAGEINVLGQDMVGLKGAARDAVRADRLGVIFQMFNLVPYLSVIQNVTLPCRFSTVRRRAVEAAGGAAEEARRLLARLGLDDSDLLERKVTDLSVGQQQRVAVARALIGGPQIVIADEPTSALDADARDRFIELLKDEATRSGAALLFVSHDGALASHFDRSVDLSELNRCGAHA; encoded by the coding sequence TTGTCGTCTGAACCTGCCATAGATATTCGCGATCTGCGCTTTTCATGGGGCGACGGGCCGGTTCTGCTCGACGTCCCGGTCTTTACGCTCGGCCAAGGCGAACGACTTTTCCTGCGGGGGCCGAGTGGGTCTGGCAAGTCCACCTTGCTGGGGCTTATTGCCGGTGTGCTGGAGGCTGATGCCGGAGAGATCAATGTCCTCGGGCAGGATATGGTCGGCCTGAAAGGGGCGGCGCGTGACGCCGTGCGCGCAGACCGGCTGGGCGTCATCTTCCAGATGTTTAACTTGGTGCCATATCTCTCGGTTATCCAGAATGTGACGCTACCTTGCCGGTTTTCGACCGTCCGTCGCCGAGCTGTTGAAGCCGCTGGCGGAGCTGCTGAGGAAGCGCGCCGTCTTCTGGCGCGACTGGGGCTTGATGATAGCGACCTGTTGGAACGCAAGGTGACAGATCTCTCCGTTGGTCAGCAGCAGCGTGTGGCGGTTGCCCGGGCGCTGATCGGCGGGCCGCAAATTGTCATCGCGGATGAGCCAACCTCTGCGCTCGATGCGGATGCGCGCGACAGGTTTATCGAATTGCTCAAGGACGAAGCGACCCGGTCGGGCGCAGCGCTCCTTTTTGTCAGCCACGACGGCGCACTTGCCAGCCATTTTGATCGCAGTGTCGATCTCTCCGAGCTTAACAGATGCGGGGCGCACGCATGA
- the rpsA gene encoding 30S ribosomal protein S1 — translation MSTETMNPSTDDFAAMFEDSTGASTLQEGRVVPATVVAITGDNLILDVGLKVEGRVPLKEFLLEDEQPKAGDIVEVYLDRIENLMGEAVLSRDKARREESWIKLEDSHNKDEPVKGAISGRVKGGFTVDLGGVNAFLPGSQVDIRPVRDVGPLMGEVQPFAILKLDRARGNIVVSRRAILEESRAEQRAEIVEAMNEGDVRDGVVKNITDYGAFVDLGGIDGLLHVTDMSWKRINHPSQVVNVGDTVKVQIIKVNEDTQRISLGMKQLEADPWEGVESKYLVGTRLPGQVTNITDYGAFVELEDGVEGLIHVSEMSWTKKNVHPGKIVSTSQEVMVEVLDVDSEKRRISLGLKQTQDNPWSAFMAEHPAGTEVEGEVRGITEFGLFIGLGPELDGMVHINDISWDVPGEQAIANFNKGDVVRAKVLDVDTEKERISLGIKQLAGDPMTDMDVRRGDVVTCTVSEVTSGGIEVQFGDPAMTAFIRRSDLSRDRSEQRPERYSVGDKVDAKITQMDKASRRVSVSIKALEISEEQEAVKQYGSADSGASLGDILGAALASGDGEGDADAKKSDDSDE, via the coding sequence ATGTCAACTGAAACCATGAACCCGAGCACCGACGACTTCGCAGCAATGTTCGAAGACTCAACCGGTGCTTCTACCCTGCAGGAAGGCCGCGTGGTCCCTGCCACTGTCGTTGCAATTACCGGCGACAATCTGATCCTCGACGTCGGCCTGAAGGTCGAAGGCCGCGTGCCACTCAAGGAATTCCTGCTCGAAGACGAGCAGCCAAAAGCTGGCGATATCGTCGAAGTCTACCTCGACCGTATCGAAAACCTGATGGGCGAAGCCGTTCTTTCGCGCGACAAGGCTCGCCGCGAAGAGAGCTGGATCAAGCTCGAAGACAGCCACAACAAGGACGAGCCGGTCAAAGGCGCGATCTCTGGCCGCGTCAAAGGCGGTTTCACCGTCGATCTTGGCGGCGTCAACGCGTTCCTTCCAGGCTCGCAAGTCGACATCCGTCCTGTTCGCGACGTTGGCCCACTGATGGGCGAAGTTCAGCCTTTCGCAATTCTCAAGCTCGACCGCGCACGCGGCAACATCGTTGTCTCGCGCCGCGCTATCCTTGAAGAGAGCCGTGCAGAACAGCGCGCTGAAATCGTTGAAGCGATGAATGAAGGCGATGTCCGCGACGGCGTCGTCAAGAACATCACCGATTACGGTGCATTCGTCGATCTCGGCGGCATCGATGGCCTGCTTCACGTCACCGATATGAGCTGGAAGCGGATCAACCACCCAAGCCAGGTCGTCAATGTTGGCGACACGGTCAAAGTGCAGATCATCAAGGTCAACGAAGATACCCAGCGTATCTCCCTCGGCATGAAGCAGCTTGAAGCTGATCCATGGGAAGGCGTCGAGAGCAAGTATCTCGTCGGCACCCGTCTGCCAGGCCAGGTCACCAACATCACCGATTACGGTGCATTCGTTGAGCTGGAAGATGGCGTTGAAGGTCTGATCCACGTCTCTGAAATGAGCTGGACCAAGAAGAACGTTCATCCGGGCAAGATCGTGTCGACCTCTCAGGAAGTCATGGTCGAAGTTCTCGATGTCGATTCCGAAAAGCGTCGTATCTCGCTTGGCCTCAAGCAGACCCAGGACAATCCTTGGTCGGCCTTCATGGCAGAGCACCCAGCCGGTACCGAAGTCGAAGGCGAAGTTCGTGGCATCACGGAATTCGGTCTGTTCATCGGTCTTGGACCAGAGCTCGACGGCATGGTTCACATCAACGACATCTCCTGGGATGTCCCCGGCGAGCAAGCGATTGCCAACTTCAACAAGGGCGACGTTGTCCGCGCGAAAGTGCTCGACGTTGACACCGAGAAGGAGCGTATCTCGCTCGGCATCAAGCAGCTTGCTGGCGATCCGATGACGGACATGGATGTTCGCCGCGGCGACGTCGTGACCTGTACGGTCAGCGAAGTCACCTCCGGTGGCATCGAGGTCCAGTTCGGCGATCCAGCCATGACGGCCTTTATCCGTCGTTCGGACCTGTCGCGTGACCGTTCTGAGCAACGCCCAGAGCGTTACTCGGTTGGTGACAAGGTCGACGCCAAGATCACTCAGATGGACAAGGCTTCACGCCGCGTTTCCGTCTCGATCAAGGCGCTCGAAATCTCCGAAGAGCAGGAAGCCGTCAAGCAGTACGGATCCGCTGATAGCGGTGCGTCGCTCGGTGACATTCTCGGTGCAGCGCTGGCGTCCGGTGACGGCGAAGGCGACGCCGATGCGAAGAAATCGGACGATAGCGACGAATAG
- the mscL gene encoding large conductance mechanosensitive channel protein MscL, whose amino-acid sequence MFKEFKEFAMKGNLVDLAVGFILGGAFSTIVKSLVNDIMMPPLGLLLGGVDFADLIYPLDGGTYESLEAANEAGAPVIAYGLFINNVISFVIMALALFFVVKGINQMKRKQEEAPAEAPPPPRQEVLLEEIRNLLAKQQS is encoded by the coding sequence ATGTTCAAGGAATTCAAAGAATTCGCCATGAAGGGAAACCTGGTCGATCTGGCCGTTGGTTTCATTCTGGGTGGTGCGTTCTCGACCATCGTGAAGTCTCTCGTCAACGACATCATGATGCCACCCCTTGGCCTTTTGCTTGGCGGTGTCGACTTCGCCGACCTGATCTACCCACTGGATGGCGGGACTTATGAATCGCTCGAAGCGGCCAATGAAGCCGGCGCGCCGGTCATCGCCTATGGCCTCTTTATCAACAACGTTATTTCCTTCGTGATCATGGCGCTTGCCCTCTTCTTTGTGGTCAAGGGCATCAACCAAATGAAGCGCAAACAGGAAGAAGCCCCGGCTGAAGCCCCGCCACCGCCGCGCCAGGAAGTCCTGCTCGAAGAAATCCGCAATCTGCTCGCCAAACAGCAATCGTAA